One Bombus vancouverensis nearcticus unplaced genomic scaffold, iyBomVanc1_principal scaffold0024, whole genome shotgun sequence genomic region harbors:
- the LOC117162287 gene encoding omega-amidase NIT2-A-like isoform X2: protein MPEIEGDKLYNTCTIWGPDGTLIAKHRNVHLFDIDIPNKITFRESDSLSPGNSLTTFDVKGCKIGIGICYDIRFEEMARIYRNKVCLLKMKQIKELKAQ from the exons atgcctgaaatagagggcgataaattgtacaatacctgtactatttggggtcccgatggaactttgatagcaaaacaccgaaat gtacatctattcgacatcgacattcctaataagattacttttcgagagagtgattcactcagtcctggtaactccctaacgacgttcgatgtgaagggctgcaaaataggtattggcatttgctatgatattagattcgaggaaatggcacgcatttatcggaacaaag TAtgtttgctgaaaatgaaacaaataaaagaattaaaagcacaataa
- the LOC117162287 gene encoding omega-amidase NIT2-A-like isoform X1: MPEIEGDKLYNTCTIWGPDGTLIAKHRNVHLFDIDIPNKITFRESDSLSPGNSLTTFDVKGCKIGIGICYDIRFEEMARIYRNKEMMECEPCNYEVNWYSVASYFLLLYDLLQYDHWTTALVITSAFQSE, from the exons atgcctgaaatagagggcgataaattgtacaatacctgtactatttggggtcccgatggaactttgatagcaaaacaccgaaat gtacatctattcgacatcgacattcctaataagattacttttcgagagagtgattcactcagtcctggtaactccctaacgacgttcgatgtgaagggctgcaaaataggtattggcatttgctatgatattagattcgaggaaatggcacgcatttatcggaacaaag aaatgatggaatgcgaaccgtgcaactacgaagttaattggtattcggtggcttcatatttcctgcttctatATGACCTgcttcaatatgaccactggaccactgcactggtcattacttcagcgtttcagagcgaatga
- the LOC117162287 gene encoding omega-amidase NIT2-A-like isoform X3: MPEIEGDKLYNTCTIWGPDGTLIAKHRNVHLFDIDIPNKITFRESDSLSPGNSLTTFDVKGCKIGIGICYDIRFEEMARIYRNKGVFCAAKAVT; encoded by the exons atgcctgaaatagagggcgataaattgtacaatacctgtactatttggggtcccgatggaactttgatagcaaaacaccgaaat gtacatctattcgacatcgacattcctaataagattacttttcgagagagtgattcactcagtcctggtaactccctaacgacgttcgatgtgaagggctgcaaaataggtattggcatttgctatgatattagattcgaggaaatggcacgcatttatcggaacaaag gtgtattctgtgcggctaaagcagtcacctaa
- the LOC117162288 gene encoding survival of motor neuron protein-like isoform X2 has product MIQDQQNDQCDTDTANDNVWDDSALIEAYDKAINLAKEEVIKRMGMDVGNSQPKENLQNLKQPKHASKLHKKWIIGAPYRAIYSEDGEIYEAIISKIYENNGYGNTEKVELSSLLESEGLQSQIAQQKKALEEKFNEENDETCETNFSTNVNSKKYNVEKMDCDSEEANAYKHHFIPGPSFNSMTDIMPPAPPLPPQLMAK; this is encoded by the exons gatagtgcattaatagaagcatatgataaagcaataaatttagcaaaagaagaagttatcaagcgaatgggaatggatgttggaaattctcaaccgaaagaaaacctacaaaatcttaagcagcctaaacacgcaagtaaattacacaag aaatggatcataggagcaccttatcgtgcaatatactcagaggatggagaaatttatgaagctataatatcaaaaatttacgaaaacaatg gctatggtaatacagagaaagtcgagttgagttctcttttagaatcagaaggtttgcaaagtcaaatagcacaacaaaagaaagctttggaagagaaattcaatgaagagaacgatgagacttgtgagactaatttttctacaaatgtaaattcgaaaaaatataatgtagaaaaaatggattgtgactctgaagaagcaaatgcgtataaacatcacttcataccgggaccatctttcaattcgatgactgatataatgccacctgcacctcctttaccaccacaattaatggccaagtaa